A single region of the Pseudomonas sp. GGS8 genome encodes:
- a CDS encoding phosphate-starvation-inducible PsiE family protein, protein MKINWAESLRQNVHQLAESLGNLFVETFHYLALFAIGAVTAWAAVMEFLQMIEAGHIKIDDILLLFIYLELGAMVGIYFKTNHMPVRFLIYVAITALTRLLISNVSHHNPPDLGIIYLCGGILLLAFSILVVRYASSQFPSVKIEHPQRKIGAGSGEHPEVEKGEL, encoded by the coding sequence GTGAAAATCAACTGGGCCGAGAGCCTGCGGCAGAACGTGCACCAACTGGCCGAATCCCTGGGCAACCTGTTCGTCGAGACCTTCCACTACCTGGCGCTGTTTGCCATCGGTGCAGTCACCGCGTGGGCGGCGGTGATGGAATTCTTGCAGATGATCGAGGCGGGGCACATCAAGATCGATGACATCTTGCTGCTGTTCATCTACCTGGAACTGGGGGCGATGGTCGGGATTTACTTCAAGACCAACCACATGCCGGTGCGGTTCCTGATCTACGTGGCGATCACCGCACTGACGCGGCTGCTGATCTCCAACGTCTCGCACCACAATCCGCCGGACCTGGGGATCATCTACCTGTGCGGCGGGATCCTGCTGCTGGCGTTTTCGATTCTGGTGGTGCGTTACGCCTCGTCGCAATTTCCTTCAGTGAAGATCGAACACCCGCAGCGCAAGATCGGTGCGGGTTCCGGTGAGCATCCCGAAGTGGAAAAGGGTGAGCTTTAA
- a CDS encoding serine/threonine transporter: protein MTDVRTPAADNPAVDLTRSSEITHKGWSKHDTTWMLGLYGTAIGAGTLFLPINAGVGGFWPLLILAVLAFPMTFFAHRGLTRFVLSGRSGDITEVVEEHFGIGAGKLITLLYFFAIFPILLVYSVALTNTLSSLMEHQLHMTPPSRAILSLGLILGLMAIVRCGQGVIVKCMSVLVYPFVAALLLLGVSLIPNWNGAFFATANEGMPLPLFFKTLWLAIPVMVFSFNHSPIISAFAVDQKQRYGEQAERKSSGILAIAHAMMVVTVMFFCFSCVLALSPADLAAAKAQNISILSYLANHFQTPGIAYAAPLIALVAITKSFLGHYIGASEGFQGLIVKSLRGRGRVISAGWLNRLTALFMILSCWAVATFNPSILGMIETLGGPIIACLLFLMPMYAIRRVPALRQYSGQASNVFVVLVGLIALSAIIYSFMP from the coding sequence ATGACCGATGTACGTACACCTGCTGCCGATAATCCCGCTGTAGACCTCACACGCAGTAGCGAAATAACTCACAAAGGCTGGAGTAAACACGACACCACCTGGATGCTTGGCCTCTATGGCACAGCGATTGGTGCCGGCACACTGTTTTTGCCGATCAACGCCGGCGTGGGTGGTTTCTGGCCGCTGCTGATCCTGGCCGTGCTGGCGTTTCCGATGACATTCTTTGCACACCGCGGCCTGACGCGTTTCGTGTTGTCCGGCCGTTCCGGGGACATCACTGAAGTGGTGGAAGAACACTTCGGCATCGGCGCCGGCAAGCTGATCACGCTGCTGTATTTCTTCGCGATTTTCCCCATTTTGCTGGTGTACAGCGTGGCGCTGACCAACACCTTGAGCAGCCTGATGGAGCACCAGTTGCACATGACGCCGCCGTCTCGGGCGATCCTGTCGCTGGGGCTGATTCTCGGCCTGATGGCCATCGTACGTTGTGGTCAGGGCGTCATCGTCAAATGCATGAGCGTGCTGGTTTACCCGTTCGTCGCGGCCTTGCTGCTGCTCGGTGTCAGCCTGATCCCGAACTGGAACGGCGCGTTCTTCGCCACTGCCAATGAAGGCATGCCGCTGCCACTGTTCTTCAAAACCTTGTGGCTGGCGATCCCGGTGATGGTGTTCTCGTTCAACCATTCGCCGATCATCTCTGCCTTCGCTGTCGATCAGAAACAACGTTACGGCGAGCAAGCCGAACGCAAAAGCAGCGGCATTCTGGCGATCGCTCACGCCATGATGGTCGTCACCGTGATGTTCTTTTGCTTCAGTTGCGTGCTGGCGTTGTCCCCGGCTGATTTGGCCGCGGCGAAGGCGCAGAACATTTCGATCCTGTCGTACCTGGCCAACCACTTCCAGACACCGGGCATCGCTTACGCCGCGCCGCTGATTGCGCTGGTGGCAATCACCAAATCCTTCCTGGGCCATTACATCGGCGCCAGCGAAGGCTTTCAAGGCCTGATCGTGAAAAGCCTGCGTGGCCGTGGTCGAGTCATCTCTGCCGGCTGGCTGAACCGCCTCACTGCGCTGTTCATGATCCTCAGTTGCTGGGCCGTGGCGACCTTCAACCCGAGCATCCTGGGCATGATCGAAACCCTCGGCGGGCCGATCATCGCCTGCCTGTTGTTCCTGATGCCGATGTACGCCATCCGCCGCGTGCCAGCCTTGCGCCAGTACTCGGGCCAGGCCTCGAACGTGTTCGTGGTGTTGGTCGGTTTGATTGCACTGTCTGCGATCATCTATTCATTTATGCCCTGA
- a CDS encoding dihydrolipoamide acetyltransferase family protein yields MKYFKLPDLGEGLQEAEIVRWHVKVGDTVKADQLLVSVETAKALVDIPAPYDGVVAKTFGGEGDILHVGEPLLGYEGEADAGTVVGRLEGGGTSQEDAFFIGAAPSTREHLANRATPAVRQLARQLGVELSALVGSGQDGQITRSDVENAAQTERERFGGEKLRGVRRSMALNMARSHAEVVPVTIFGDADLHRWGQAREPLIRLAKAMAAACAVEPVLNSGFDGKTLSLKQHERLDLGIAVDTQDGLFVPVLRDVGNRTSADLKEGVMRLRADVQARSIPPKEMMGATLTLSNFGTLFGRYANPVVVPPQVAILAAGAIRDEPVAVEGAVAVHPILPLSLTFDHRVVTGGEAARFFKALVDALEQPDP; encoded by the coding sequence ATGAAATATTTCAAACTGCCGGATCTGGGCGAAGGCTTGCAGGAAGCGGAAATCGTCCGCTGGCACGTCAAGGTCGGCGATACCGTCAAGGCTGACCAATTGCTGGTGTCGGTGGAAACCGCCAAGGCGCTGGTGGACATTCCCGCGCCTTACGACGGCGTGGTAGCGAAAACCTTCGGCGGCGAGGGCGACATCCTGCATGTGGGTGAGCCGTTGCTCGGTTACGAAGGCGAAGCGGACGCGGGCACTGTGGTCGGACGGCTTGAGGGCGGCGGCACGAGTCAGGAAGATGCATTTTTTATCGGCGCAGCACCTTCGACCCGTGAGCACTTGGCGAACCGCGCCACGCCGGCGGTACGTCAATTGGCGCGACAACTGGGCGTTGAACTGAGCGCCTTGGTCGGCTCCGGCCAGGACGGCCAGATCACCCGCAGCGATGTGGAAAATGCGGCCCAGACGGAACGTGAGCGTTTCGGCGGTGAGAAGCTGCGCGGTGTGCGACGCAGCATGGCGCTGAACATGGCCAGATCCCATGCCGAAGTGGTGCCGGTGACGATTTTCGGCGATGCCGATCTGCATCGCTGGGGGCAGGCGCGAGAACCACTGATTCGTCTGGCCAAAGCCATGGCGGCGGCCTGCGCGGTGGAGCCGGTACTCAACAGCGGCTTCGATGGCAAAACCCTGTCGCTCAAACAACACGAACGGCTCGACCTGGGCATTGCCGTGGATACGCAGGACGGCTTGTTCGTGCCGGTACTGCGCGATGTCGGCAATCGCACGTCGGCGGATTTGAAAGAAGGTGTGATGCGCCTGCGCGCCGATGTGCAGGCGCGCTCGATTCCGCCCAAGGAAATGATGGGCGCGACACTGACCCTGTCGAATTTCGGCACCTTGTTCGGTCGCTATGCCAACCCGGTCGTGGTGCCGCCACAAGTGGCGATCCTCGCCGCCGGGGCGATTCGCGATGAACCGGTGGCGGTTGAGGGTGCGGTAGCGGTGCATCCGATCCTGCCGCTGTCCCTGACCTTCGATCACCGCGTAGTGACGGGGGGCGAGGCGGCGCGGTTCTTCAAGGCGCTGGTCGACGCACTGGAGCAACCTGACCCCTGA
- a CDS encoding DMT family transporter, whose protein sequence is MNLSLYLLTVLIWGTTWIALKWQLGVVAIPVSIVYRFGLAALVLFVMLLLSRRLQVMNRRGHLICLAQGLCLFCINFMCFLTASQWIPSGLVAVVFSTATLWNAFNARVFFGQKIARNVLMGGALGLFGLGLLFWPEVAGHTASPETLLGLALALLGTLCFSAGNMLSSLQQKAGLKPLTTNAWGMAYGAMMLSVWCLAKGIPFDMEWNARYIGSLLYLVIPGSVIGFTAYLTLVGRMGPERAAYCTVLFPVVALNVSAFAEGYQWTAPALMGLVLVMLGNVLVFRKPKVRVLQRTGNLA, encoded by the coding sequence ATGAACCTCTCGTTATACCTGCTGACCGTGCTGATCTGGGGCACCACCTGGATTGCCTTGAAATGGCAATTGGGCGTGGTGGCGATTCCGGTGTCGATCGTCTATCGCTTCGGACTCGCGGCGCTGGTGTTGTTCGTGATGTTGCTGCTCAGCCGGCGTCTGCAAGTGATGAATCGCCGTGGGCATCTGATTTGCCTGGCGCAGGGGCTGTGCCTGTTCTGCATCAATTTCATGTGTTTTCTCACCGCCAGCCAATGGATCCCCAGCGGCCTGGTCGCTGTGGTGTTTTCCACCGCCACGTTGTGGAACGCCTTCAATGCGCGGGTGTTCTTTGGTCAGAAAATCGCGCGCAACGTGCTGATGGGCGGCGCATTGGGTTTGTTCGGCCTTGGCCTGCTGTTCTGGCCCGAGGTGGCCGGTCATACCGCCAGCCCGGAAACCTTGCTCGGGTTGGCTTTGGCGTTGCTCGGAACCTTGTGCTTCTCGGCGGGCAACATGCTGTCGAGTCTGCAGCAGAAGGCCGGCCTGAAACCCCTGACCACTAATGCCTGGGGCATGGCTTACGGCGCAATGATGTTATCGGTGTGGTGCCTGGCCAAAGGCATCCCGTTCGACATGGAGTGGAACGCCCGCTACATCGGCTCGTTGTTGTATCTGGTGATTCCGGGATCAGTGATCGGCTTCACCGCCTACCTGACCCTGGTCGGCCGCATGGGGCCGGAGCGGGCGGCGTATTGCACCGTGTTGTTTCCCGTGGTGGCGCTGAATGTGTCGGCATTTGCCGAAGGCTATCAGTGGACAGCGCCGGCACTGATGGGGCTTGTGCTGGTGATGCTGGGTAACGTGTTGGTTTTCCGCAAGCCCAAAGTGCGCGTGTTGCAGCGGACTGGCAATTTGGCCTGA
- a CDS encoding DUF3509 domain-containing protein: protein MDNPFQLITDAFAADYQINLSIQGLDGSIMLTLSNAGRVVAKRMISAEQRNDPKRLKRLVQSIQFGIAIEQGHCAVAILEAMTDGDNRKLPPPQVKARTRPEIGL, encoded by the coding sequence ATGGACAACCCTTTTCAGCTCATTACCGATGCCTTTGCAGCGGATTATCAAATCAACCTGAGCATCCAGGGTCTGGACGGCAGCATCATGCTGACCCTCTCCAACGCTGGCCGCGTGGTGGCCAAACGGATGATCAGCGCCGAACAACGCAATGACCCCAAGCGCCTCAAACGCTTGGTGCAAAGCATTCAGTTCGGCATCGCCATCGAACAGGGCCACTGCGCCGTGGCGATCCTCGAAGCCATGACCGACGGCGACAACCGTAAGCTTCCGCCGCCACAGGTCAAAGCCCGAACCCGACCTGAAATAGGGCTTTAA
- a CDS encoding AraC family transcriptional regulator: MAAPVSLDTLQVFQALNRSPNARLEHSAELGDGMAAALWNNHHDAQDYEAPSHHTLSCYIAGGTGTFRRDQPDTKGGPDKLCILPADHQSGWVINGDIRLAHLYFSPEQFALGCVTLLDREPRELQLRERTFLEDPRQARRFRQLIALNWDEPGERLLTSSLAHEMLSHVLLSQVGVRQGLRLKGGLAAHQRRQLVEFIDSQLAEAISLGQLASLCALSEYHFARMFRVSFGLPPHQYVLARRLSRARELLRATSQPLGEIALACGFASASHFTNRFRQALGGTPGEYRQAFLR; the protein is encoded by the coding sequence ATGGCCGCACCAGTGTCACTCGATACACTGCAAGTCTTTCAAGCGCTCAACCGCTCGCCCAATGCTCGCCTGGAGCACAGCGCCGAGCTCGGTGACGGCATGGCTGCGGCTTTGTGGAACAACCACCATGATGCCCAGGATTACGAGGCACCGAGCCATCACACCCTGTCGTGCTACATCGCCGGCGGCACCGGCACCTTCCGCCGCGACCAGCCTGACACCAAGGGTGGCCCGGACAAGTTATGCATTCTGCCGGCCGACCATCAGTCAGGCTGGGTGATCAACGGCGACATTCGCCTGGCCCACCTGTATTTCAGCCCCGAACAATTTGCCCTCGGCTGCGTCACGCTGCTGGATCGCGAACCGCGTGAATTGCAGTTGCGCGAGCGCACGTTCCTCGAAGACCCCCGGCAGGCCCGGCGTTTTCGGCAGTTGATCGCGCTCAACTGGGACGAACCGGGCGAACGCCTGCTCACCAGCAGCCTGGCCCACGAAATGCTCAGCCATGTTCTGCTCAGCCAGGTCGGCGTGCGTCAGGGCTTGCGCCTCAAGGGTGGATTGGCGGCGCATCAGCGGCGGCAGTTGGTGGAATTCATCGACAGCCAGTTGGCGGAGGCAATCAGCCTGGGGCAGTTGGCGAGCTTGTGCGCGCTGTCGGAATATCACTTTGCGCGGATGTTTCGTGTGAGCTTCGGCTTGCCGCCGCATCAGTACGTGTTGGCGCGGCGATTGAGCCGGGCGCGGGAGTTGTTGCGCGCAACATCGCAGCCATTGGGGGAGATTGCGCTGGCGTGCGGTTTTGCCAGTGCCAGTCACTTTACCAATCGGTTTCGCCAGGCTTTGGGTGGGACGCCTGGGGAGTATCGGCAGGCGTTTTTGCGGTAA
- a CDS encoding HPF/RaiA family ribosome-associated protein — MQIQVNSDNHIQSSKRLEEWVRTTIESTLERYEEDLTRVEVHLRDENGDKPGPHDMRCQLEARPKGHQPISVTHKADSLELAIDGAAEKLEHALEHMFGKLRGKPRAAVVPFDRGAHADALLEDEFLENEQAALNG; from the coding sequence ATGCAAATCCAAGTCAATAGCGATAACCATATTCAAAGCAGTAAACGACTGGAGGAGTGGGTACGTACTACCATTGAGAGCACGCTCGAACGTTATGAGGAGGACCTGACCCGCGTCGAGGTCCATCTGCGGGACGAGAACGGCGATAAGCCTGGTCCCCATGACATGCGCTGCCAGCTGGAAGCGCGGCCAAAAGGCCACCAACCGATTTCCGTGACTCATAAAGCCGACTCCCTGGAACTGGCGATCGACGGGGCGGCCGAAAAACTTGAACATGCGCTGGAGCATATGTTTGGCAAATTACGCGGCAAACCACGCGCCGCTGTGGTGCCGTTCGACAGGGGCGCTCATGCCGATGCGCTGCTTGAGGATGAGTTTCTCGAGAACGAACAGGCTGCGCTCAACGGTTGA
- a CDS encoding LysR substrate-binding domain-containing protein produces MSRQLHAQTYVWLHVFTCAARHLSFTRCAEELHITPGAVSQQIRQLEERLGFRLFHRRARGVELSAQGQRLAITVNEAYGSIDAELRRLDAGMISGILRVRSIPSFLSKWLTPRLPRLQQRFPDIQLRLVAEDSSVPLHEGDFDLAIDLNDGSYPGLLSTALLDEQIFPVCAPSLLRGRPPLHGPADLMHFPLLHDITAWRGSYEYAEWEFYLNAIGFEGADVRRGHTFNRNHLTIEAAIAGMGVAIARRTLLNDELERGTLIVPFGLAVPNHKRYVLLYAPGALSHPGVRAVHDWLVEEAGIFRSQHPLGERQE; encoded by the coding sequence ATGAGTCGTCAATTGCACGCCCAGACTTACGTCTGGCTGCACGTGTTTACCTGTGCCGCGCGGCACCTGTCGTTCACCCGTTGTGCCGAAGAACTGCACATCACGCCGGGCGCGGTCAGTCAGCAAATTCGGCAATTGGAAGAGCGGCTAGGGTTTCGCCTGTTTCACCGGCGTGCCCGTGGTGTGGAATTGAGCGCGCAAGGCCAGCGCCTGGCCATTACGGTCAACGAGGCTTACGGCAGCATCGACGCAGAATTGCGACGACTGGATGCGGGAATGATCAGCGGGATTTTGCGGGTGCGTTCGATTCCCTCGTTCCTGAGCAAATGGCTGACCCCGCGTTTACCGCGTTTGCAGCAGCGTTTCCCGGATATTCAATTGCGCCTGGTGGCGGAGGACAGCAGCGTGCCGTTGCACGAGGGCGACTTCGACCTGGCGATTGATCTGAACGACGGCAGTTATCCCGGATTGTTATCCACAGCCCTGCTCGACGAGCAGATATTCCCGGTGTGCGCTCCGAGCCTGTTGCGCGGGCGGCCGCCGCTGCACGGTCCGGCAGACTTGATGCACTTTCCGTTGTTGCACGACATCACCGCCTGGCGCGGCAGTTACGAATACGCGGAATGGGAGTTTTACCTCAATGCCATTGGCTTCGAAGGCGCGGACGTGCGGCGCGGACACACCTTCAACCGCAATCACCTGACCATCGAAGCGGCGATTGCCGGGATGGGCGTGGCGATTGCGCGGCGAACGCTGCTCAACGATGAGCTGGAACGGGGCACGCTGATCGTACCGTTTGGCCTGGCGGTGCCCAATCATAAGCGCTACGTGCTGCTCTATGCGCCGGGTGCGCTGAGCCATCCGGGCGTGCGTGCGGTGCATGACTGGCTGGTGGAGGAGGCAGGGATTTTTCGCAGCCAGCACCCGCTGGGGGAGCGGCAGGAGTGA
- a CDS encoding L-serine ammonia-lyase yields the protein MAISVFDLFKVGIGPSSSHTVGPMRAAATFAQALIDQHLLAAVRRVEIRLYGSLSATGVGHATDRACVMGLMGEWPDSIDPTCIDSRIQHLRQTGELSLAGKATIAFNWQHDLLLLDESLPYHPNAMSLTAFGETGELFEQTYYSVGGGFIIEAAEAESGIAPASDVVLPYDFSSAAELLKLCKQHGLRVSELMMANELAWRSEAEVRQGLLHIWSVMRECVEQGLRHEGILPGGLNVPRRAAKLHRSLLEIGKPNVISSTLSAMEWVNLFALAVNEENAAGGRMVTAPTNGAAGIIPAVLHYYMKFNPDASDDDVVAFFLGAAAVGILCKKNASISGAEVGCQGEVGSACAMAAAGLADVLGATPEQLENAAEIGLEHNLGLTCDPVGGLVQVPCIERNAIAAVKAINATQMALRGDGKHFISLDRVIRTMRDTGADMHDKYKETSRGGLAVSWVEC from the coding sequence ATGGCTATCAGTGTTTTCGATCTCTTCAAAGTCGGCATCGGTCCGTCCAGTTCCCACACCGTCGGCCCGATGCGTGCTGCGGCGACCTTTGCCCAAGCACTGATTGACCAGCATTTGCTGGCCGCCGTACGTCGGGTAGAAATCCGCCTTTATGGCTCGCTGTCGGCCACCGGCGTCGGCCATGCCACCGACCGCGCCTGTGTCATGGGCCTGATGGGCGAATGGCCGGATAGCATCGACCCGACCTGCATCGACAGCCGAATTCAGCACCTGCGCCAAACCGGCGAACTATCCCTGGCCGGCAAAGCGACCATCGCCTTCAACTGGCAGCACGATCTCCTGCTGCTCGACGAGAGCCTGCCCTACCACCCTAACGCCATGTCCCTGACAGCCTTCGGCGAAACCGGTGAGCTGTTCGAGCAGACGTACTACTCGGTGGGTGGAGGTTTCATCATCGAAGCGGCCGAAGCCGAGTCCGGCATTGCACCGGCCAGCGACGTCGTGCTGCCGTACGATTTCTCCAGCGCCGCCGAATTGCTCAAGCTCTGCAAACAGCACGGTCTACGGGTGTCCGAATTGATGATGGCCAATGAATTGGCCTGGCGCAGCGAAGCCGAAGTCCGTCAGGGCCTGTTGCACATCTGGTCGGTGATGCGCGAGTGCGTCGAGCAAGGCTTGCGTCACGAAGGCATCCTTCCAGGCGGTCTGAATGTTCCGCGCCGCGCGGCGAAATTGCATCGCAGCCTGTTGGAAATCGGCAAACCGAACGTCATCAGCTCCACCCTGTCGGCCATGGAGTGGGTGAACCTGTTCGCCCTCGCCGTGAACGAAGAAAACGCCGCGGGCGGACGGATGGTCACCGCGCCTACAAACGGGGCGGCGGGGATCATTCCGGCGGTGCTGCACTACTACATGAAATTCAACCCGGACGCGTCGGACGATGACGTTGTGGCGTTCTTTTTGGGCGCGGCCGCTGTAGGCATTCTCTGTAAGAAAAACGCCTCGATCTCCGGCGCCGAAGTCGGCTGCCAAGGTGAGGTCGGCTCGGCCTGTGCCATGGCCGCTGCCGGTTTGGCCGACGTGCTCGGCGCCACCCCGGAACAACTGGAAAACGCCGCCGAAATCGGCCTGGAACACAACCTCGGCCTGACCTGCGACCCGGTCGGCGGTCTGGTGCAAGTGCCGTGCATCGAGCGCAACGCGATTGCCGCGGTGAAGGCGATCAACGCCACGCAAATGGCCCTGCGCGGTGACGGCAAACACTTCATTTCCCTGGACCGGGTGATCCGCACCATGCGCGATACCGGCGCCGACATGCACGACAAATACAAAGAAACTTCACGGGGCGGCCTGGCTGTCAGCTGGGTGGAATGCTGA